One region of Catenuloplanes indicus genomic DNA includes:
- a CDS encoding molybdopterin-dependent oxidoreductase — MTTETSAPASAGAARWGAVAGVASAAAGLGLAELVAVLTGPRSAPVVAVGGVVVDHVPAAVKDAAIAVFGVHDKTALIVGTVLLLAAAAAGVGALAVRSLAYAVGGTALFGVIGVAAALTRPGVNAAWALPSLAAVAGALTAGWFLLRMIPATVAAGPGAAAVPRTRAAVGEAPPDVVKPVAAAPGAAVPGAEKQGEAAAFGGGAVAGRGDSVGRRRFLKVAGLVVAGAAVAGAAGRWLSTRLSVAEIRATVTLPQPADPAPALPGGLDPAPDLATYVTKNENFYRIDTALSVPQVDPESWQLRIHGRVQREITITWADLLARPMVERYVTLACVSNEVGGELIGNARWLGVPVRDLLAEAGPLPGADQVVSRSVDGWTCGTPTDVLLDGRDALLAIGMNGEPLPVEHGFPVRMVVPGLYGYVSACKWITEIELSSFADFDAYWVPRGWSARGPIKTQSRIDTPRRTATAGPVVIAGVAWAQHVGVASVEVSVDGGPWVAATLHPSVSADTWCQWTLPWTATPGEHTLRVRATDATGAVQTEDDAPVAPDGATGWHTVKVEVRTP, encoded by the coding sequence ATGACGACGGAGACATCGGCGCCGGCGAGTGCCGGCGCGGCGCGGTGGGGTGCGGTGGCCGGGGTGGCGTCGGCTGCGGCGGGGCTGGGGCTGGCGGAGCTGGTGGCGGTGCTGACCGGGCCGCGGTCGGCGCCGGTGGTGGCGGTCGGTGGCGTGGTGGTCGATCACGTGCCGGCGGCGGTGAAGGACGCGGCGATCGCGGTGTTCGGCGTGCACGACAAGACCGCGCTGATCGTGGGAACCGTGCTGCTGCTCGCGGCCGCGGCGGCCGGGGTGGGGGCGCTGGCGGTGCGGTCGCTGGCCTATGCGGTGGGCGGCACCGCGCTGTTCGGCGTCATCGGGGTGGCGGCGGCGCTGACCCGGCCGGGGGTGAACGCGGCGTGGGCGCTGCCGTCCCTGGCGGCGGTGGCCGGCGCGCTGACGGCGGGCTGGTTCCTGCTGCGCATGATCCCGGCGACCGTCGCGGCGGGGCCGGGCGCGGCGGCCGTGCCGCGCACCAGGGCGGCGGTAGGCGAGGCGCCGCCGGATGTGGTGAAGCCGGTGGCGGCGGCGCCGGGAGCTGCTGTGCCGGGGGCGGAGAAGCAGGGAGAAGCGGCGGCGTTCGGTGGGGGAGCCGTGGCGGGCCGGGGCGATTCCGTGGGGCGGAGGCGGTTTCTCAAGGTGGCCGGGCTGGTCGTGGCGGGGGCCGCGGTGGCGGGCGCGGCCGGGCGGTGGCTGTCGACGCGGCTGAGCGTGGCGGAGATCCGGGCGACCGTGACGTTGCCGCAGCCGGCCGATCCGGCGCCGGCGCTGCCCGGCGGCCTCGACCCGGCGCCCGATCTAGCCACTTATGTCACGAAGAATGAGAATTTCTATCGGATCGACACCGCGCTGAGCGTCCCGCAGGTCGACCCGGAGAGCTGGCAGTTGCGGATTCACGGCCGGGTTCAGCGGGAGATCACGATCACCTGGGCCGACCTGCTCGCGCGCCCGATGGTCGAGCGCTACGTCACGCTCGCCTGCGTCTCGAACGAGGTCGGCGGCGAGCTGATCGGGAACGCGCGCTGGCTCGGCGTACCCGTGCGGGATCTTCTTGCGGAAGCGGGGCCGCTGCCCGGTGCCGACCAGGTGGTCAGCCGTTCGGTCGACGGCTGGACCTGTGGCACGCCGACCGACGTCCTGCTGGACGGACGGGACGCGCTGCTCGCGATCGGCATGAACGGGGAGCCGCTGCCGGTCGAGCACGGCTTCCCGGTGCGGATGGTGGTGCCTGGTCTGTACGGCTACGTCAGCGCCTGCAAGTGGATCACCGAGATCGAGCTGAGCAGCTTCGCCGACTTCGACGCCTACTGGGTGCCGCGCGGCTGGTCCGCCCGCGGGCCGATCAAGACCCAGTCACGCATCGACACGCCCCGGCGGACGGCGACGGCCGGCCCGGTCGTGATCGCCGGTGTCGCCTGGGCGCAGCACGTCGGCGTCGCCTCGGTCGAGGTGAGCGTGGACGGCGGCCCGTGGGTCGCCGCGACGCTGCACCCGAGCGTCTCGGCGGACACCTGGTGCCAGTGGACCCTCCCGTGGACCGCGACGCCGGGCGAGCACACGCTCCGGGTGCGGGCCACGGACGCGACCGGCGCGGTGCAGACCGAGGACGATGCGCCGGTCGCACCGGACGGCGCCACCGGTTGGCACACCGTGAAGGTCGAGGTCAGGACCCCGTAG
- a CDS encoding WhiB family transcriptional regulator — MSNVRRLPGPISDLWEWQRLGLCRGRDSAQFFHPDGERGSSRNRRETKAKQVCGACPVRAQCAAHALSVREPYGVWGGFSESERLRLLAVGWEDLADRRHSAVDVARLEARLGAPHKSAVPAQRRPTAA; from the coding sequence ATGTCCAACGTACGCAGACTGCCCGGTCCCATCTCCGACCTCTGGGAATGGCAGCGACTCGGCCTGTGCCGAGGACGCGACAGCGCACAGTTCTTCCACCCGGACGGCGAGCGCGGCTCGTCCCGCAACCGCCGGGAGACCAAGGCCAAGCAGGTCTGCGGCGCCTGCCCGGTGCGGGCCCAGTGCGCGGCGCACGCGCTCTCCGTCCGCGAGCCGTACGGCGTGTGGGGCGGCTTCAGCGAGTCCGAGCGACTGCGCCTGCTGGCCGTCGGCTGGGAGGACCTCGCCGACCGGAGGCACAGCGCGGTCGACGTGGCACGCCTGGAGGCCCGCCTCGGCGCACCCCACAAGAGCGCGGTTCCGGCGCAGCGGCGGCCCACCGCGGCCTGA
- a CDS encoding 5'-methylthioadenosine/S-adenosylhomocysteine nucleosidase family protein, whose translation MIVILTALNLEYQAVRRHLTGLETQAHAAGTLFEVGRLPSGGRVALCLAGKGNQSAAVLTERAIARFTPSAVLFVGVAGGLYPSIKLGDVVVASKVYAYHGGTAEDDGMKARPRAWDIPHAADQLAQHLDRTGEWTRHLPPGVDVPAVRFAPIAAGEVVQDSATSAHARWVRDHFNDALAIEMEGAGVVHAAFLNSALPGVVVRGISDRADGTKQHTDGQNWQPHAAANAAAFAIALADELARAAHIRTVEHPGSSAMLGSNENVAKGNARVGVQAGIVFGGIQQSPGAGEPGDVLARIDELRTQLRRAQADDRLDEHTYKAAEAELTIAADSLATGAAGERGTGLVALKRLRGLVIDLSDLAAGVAAVIALVQGLS comes from the coding sequence ATGATCGTGATCCTGACCGCGCTCAACCTGGAGTATCAGGCGGTCCGCCGGCACCTCACCGGCCTGGAGACCCAGGCGCACGCGGCCGGCACGCTGTTCGAGGTGGGCCGCCTACCCAGTGGCGGCCGCGTCGCACTCTGCCTGGCCGGCAAGGGCAACCAGTCCGCAGCCGTGCTCACCGAGCGCGCCATCGCCCGGTTTACGCCGTCCGCTGTGCTCTTCGTCGGCGTCGCGGGCGGCCTCTACCCCAGCATCAAGCTCGGCGACGTGGTCGTCGCCTCGAAGGTGTACGCGTACCACGGCGGCACCGCCGAGGACGACGGCATGAAGGCCCGCCCGCGCGCCTGGGACATCCCGCACGCCGCAGACCAACTCGCCCAGCACCTGGACCGGACCGGCGAGTGGACGCGGCACCTGCCGCCCGGTGTGGACGTGCCCGCCGTGCGGTTCGCCCCGATCGCGGCCGGCGAGGTGGTGCAGGACTCCGCCACGTCCGCCCACGCACGATGGGTCCGCGACCACTTCAACGACGCGCTGGCGATTGAAATGGAGGGCGCCGGCGTCGTCCACGCCGCGTTCCTCAACAGCGCACTGCCCGGCGTCGTGGTCCGCGGCATCAGCGACCGCGCGGACGGCACCAAGCAGCACACCGACGGCCAGAACTGGCAGCCCCACGCCGCGGCGAACGCAGCCGCGTTCGCGATCGCACTCGCGGACGAGCTGGCCCGGGCCGCCCACATCCGCACCGTCGAGCATCCGGGGAGCAGCGCCATGCTGGGATCGAACGAGAACGTGGCCAAGGGCAACGCGCGGGTCGGCGTGCAAGCCGGCATCGTGTTCGGCGGCATCCAGCAGTCGCCCGGCGCGGGCGAGCCGGGCGATGTGCTGGCCCGGATCGACGAGTTGCGCACCCAGCTGCGCCGCGCCCAGGCCGACGATCGGCTGGACGAGCACACCTACAAGGCGGCCGAGGCGGAGCTGACAATCGCCGCCGATTCACTGGCCACGGGCGCGGCCGGCGAGCGCGGCACCGGCTTGGTAGCCCTGAAGCGGCTCCGCGGCCTGGTGATCGATCTGTCCGACCTGGCGGCCGGGGTCGCCGCGGTAATAGCGCTGGTCCAGGGCCTGTCGTGA
- the guaB gene encoding IMP dehydrogenase — protein sequence MDLSSSVEQTVPLGLTFDDVLLQPGESDLLPSQLRTVTQLTRNVTLNIPLVSSAMDTVTEARMAIAMARQGGIGVLHRNLSLEEQASQVDLVKRSESGMVTNPVTCSPEDTFAEVDKLCGRFRISGVPVADASGKLVGIVTNRDMRFVTDPATPVREMMTKLPLITAPVGVTKEQALDLLRKHKIEKLPIVDDAGVLRGLITVKDFTKSEQFPHATKDEAGRLRVAAAIGVGEDAYKRARLLVDAGVDVLMVDTAHGHNRAVADMVRQLKKDTTIDIVGGNIATYAGAKALVEAGADAVKVGVGPGAICTTRIVAGVGVPQITAIMEAARAARPAGVPVIGDGGIQYSGDIAKALVAGADTVMLGSLLAGCEESPGDLLFINGKQFKTYRGMGSLGAMKGRGPEAKSYSKDRYFQADVTSDDKLIPEGVEGQVPYKGTVAQVSHQLVGGLRQAMFYVGAENVAELHKRGQLVRITAAGLKESHPHDIQMTVEAPNYHSR from the coding sequence GTGGACCTTTCGTCGTCCGTAGAGCAGACCGTGCCGTTGGGCCTCACCTTCGACGACGTGCTCTTGCAGCCGGGTGAGTCGGACCTGCTGCCGAGCCAGCTGCGCACGGTCACGCAGCTCACCAGGAACGTGACGCTCAACATCCCGCTGGTCTCCAGCGCGATGGACACCGTCACCGAGGCGCGGATGGCGATCGCCATGGCCCGCCAGGGCGGCATCGGCGTGCTGCACCGCAACCTCTCACTGGAGGAGCAGGCCAGCCAGGTCGACCTGGTCAAGCGCTCCGAATCGGGCATGGTCACCAACCCGGTCACCTGCAGCCCGGAGGACACGTTCGCCGAGGTGGACAAGCTCTGCGGCCGGTTCCGGATCTCCGGCGTCCCGGTCGCGGACGCGAGCGGCAAGCTGGTCGGCATCGTCACCAACCGTGACATGCGCTTCGTCACCGACCCGGCCACGCCGGTGAGGGAGATGATGACGAAGCTGCCGCTGATCACCGCGCCGGTCGGCGTGACCAAGGAGCAGGCGCTCGACCTGCTGCGCAAGCACAAGATCGAGAAGCTGCCGATCGTCGACGACGCCGGCGTGCTGCGTGGCCTGATCACGGTGAAGGACTTCACCAAGTCCGAGCAGTTCCCGCACGCGACCAAGGACGAGGCGGGCCGGCTGCGCGTCGCGGCCGCGATCGGCGTCGGCGAAGATGCGTACAAGCGGGCACGCCTGCTGGTCGACGCTGGCGTCGACGTGCTGATGGTGGACACCGCGCACGGTCACAACCGCGCGGTCGCCGACATGGTCCGGCAGCTGAAGAAGGACACCACGATCGACATCGTGGGCGGCAACATCGCGACGTACGCGGGCGCCAAGGCACTGGTCGAGGCGGGCGCGGACGCGGTGAAGGTCGGTGTCGGCCCGGGCGCGATCTGCACCACCCGGATCGTCGCCGGCGTCGGTGTCCCGCAGATCACCGCGATCATGGAGGCGGCCCGCGCCGCCCGCCCGGCCGGCGTGCCGGTGATCGGCGACGGCGGCATCCAGTACTCCGGCGACATCGCCAAGGCGCTGGTGGCCGGTGCGGACACGGTGATGCTCGGCAGCCTGCTGGCCGGCTGCGAGGAGAGCCCGGGCGACCTGCTCTTCATCAACGGCAAGCAGTTCAAGACGTACCGGGGTATGGGATCGCTGGGCGCCATGAAGGGCCGTGGCCCGGAGGCCAAGTCATACTCCAAGGACCGTTACTTCCAGGCCGACGTGACCAGCGACGACAAGCTGATCCCGGAGGGCGTCGAGGGCCAGGTCCCCTACAAGGGCACGGTGGCCCAGGTCTCGCACCAGCTGGTCGGCGGTCTCCGGCAGGCGATGTTCTACGTCGGCGCGGAGAACGTGGCCGAGCTGCACAAGCGTGGGCAGCTCGTCCGGATCACGGCGGCGGGCCTCAAGGAGAGCCACCCGCACGACATCCAGATGACCGTCGAGGCCCCGAACTACCACAGTCGCTGA
- a CDS encoding GuaB3 family IMP dehydrogenase-related protein translates to MRDVVEIGLGKTAQRGYHLSDIAIVPSRRTRDVDDVSTVWQLDAYPFKIPCVAHPSDATMSPDTAIALGRLGGLGVLNVEGLWTRYEDPSKVLAELAGLADDESATPRLQEIYSEPIKPELIAERVRQMREGGVTVAVRVSPQHTLALAPVILDAGVDLLVIQGTLVSAEHVSTTDEPLNLKEFIADLDLPVIVGGCTDYKTALHLMRTGAAGVIVGIGADEWATTDTVLGIRVPMATAIADAAAARRDYLDETGGRYVHLIADGGISTSGDIAKALGCGADAVMLGEPLSLAEGAPASGAWWHSAASHPNLPRGSFGPANEPLGSLETLLYGPAADPSGQLNLFGGLRRAMAKCGYRDLKEFQKVSLVLD, encoded by the coding sequence GTGCGTGACGTCGTCGAGATCGGGCTGGGCAAGACCGCGCAGCGCGGTTACCACCTGTCCGACATAGCGATCGTGCCGAGCCGCCGCACCCGGGACGTCGACGACGTCTCCACGGTGTGGCAGCTGGACGCGTACCCGTTCAAGATCCCCTGCGTGGCGCACCCGTCGGACGCCACCATGAGCCCGGACACCGCCATCGCGCTCGGCCGCCTCGGCGGTCTCGGCGTGCTCAACGTGGAGGGCCTCTGGACCCGCTACGAGGACCCGTCCAAGGTCCTTGCGGAGCTGGCCGGCCTGGCCGACGACGAGTCGGCCACGCCCCGGCTGCAGGAGATCTACTCCGAGCCGATCAAGCCGGAGCTGATCGCCGAGCGGGTCCGGCAGATGCGCGAGGGCGGCGTGACCGTCGCGGTGCGCGTGTCGCCGCAGCACACGCTGGCGCTGGCCCCGGTGATCCTGGACGCGGGCGTCGACCTGCTCGTCATCCAGGGCACGCTGGTCTCCGCGGAGCACGTGTCCACCACGGACGAGCCGCTGAACCTCAAGGAGTTCATCGCCGACCTGGACCTGCCGGTCATCGTCGGCGGCTGCACGGACTACAAGACCGCGCTGCACCTGATGCGCACCGGCGCGGCCGGCGTGATCGTGGGCATCGGCGCGGACGAGTGGGCCACCACCGACACCGTGCTCGGCATCCGGGTGCCGATGGCGACCGCGATCGCGGACGCGGCCGCGGCCCGCCGGGACTACCTGGACGAGACCGGCGGCCGGTACGTGCACCTGATCGCGGACGGCGGCATCTCCACCTCCGGCGACATCGCGAAGGCGCTCGGCTGCGGCGCGGACGCGGTGATGCTCGGCGAGCCGCTGTCGCTGGCCGAGGGCGCACCGGCGTCCGGCGCGTGGTGGCACTCCGCCGCGTCCCACCCGAATCTGCCGCGTGGTTCGTTCGGCCCGGCCAACGAGCCGCTCGGCTCGCTGGAGACGCTGCTCTACGGCCCGGCCGCGGACCCGAGCGGCCAGCTGAACCTGTTCGGCGGCCTGCGCCGGGCGATGGCCAAGTGCGGCTACCGGGACCTCAAGGAGTTCCAGAAGGTCTCGCTCGTCCTGGACTGA
- a CDS encoding helix-turn-helix transcriptional regulator, with translation MRTVLVCVRTPLAAQAVATTAARLGVAGAVRTAVTEPEAMLRLAERPADVVLADTAVTRPDSVGFTRRVLARSPGAVIVLFGAEDPRAAAATVAAGARGVIRGAEQDMVSVVAKAVLLLCLPARPPAGARPAGAGAAPAAVAGQVRATAGAVAEQGAASALGMMPGRVPTQVVPSQRGDFGDPGDGLGDLGRGGWPASRPGESELGREPEPAARRIALTERELQVLRGMSDGKSNAEIGRELFVSEDTVKTHARRLFRKLGARDRAHAVAAGFRAGLVD, from the coding sequence GTGCGTACCGTCCTCGTTTGCGTCCGGACGCCGCTGGCGGCTCAAGCCGTAGCGACCACGGCGGCCCGGCTGGGAGTGGCCGGAGCCGTCCGAACTGCGGTGACCGAGCCGGAGGCGATGCTGCGGCTGGCCGAGAGGCCCGCCGACGTGGTCCTGGCGGACACCGCGGTCACCCGGCCCGACAGCGTCGGATTTACACGGAGAGTGCTGGCGAGATCCCCCGGGGCGGTGATCGTGCTCTTCGGCGCTGAAGACCCCCGTGCGGCGGCGGCCACGGTCGCCGCGGGCGCCCGGGGCGTCATCCGCGGTGCCGAGCAGGACATGGTCAGCGTGGTGGCCAAGGCGGTGCTCCTGCTCTGCCTGCCCGCCCGGCCGCCGGCCGGGGCCCGTCCCGCCGGTGCCGGTGCCGCGCCGGCGGCCGTCGCCGGTCAGGTGCGGGCCACCGCCGGTGCCGTCGCCGAGCAGGGCGCCGCGTCCGCGCTCGGCATGATGCCCGGCCGGGTGCCGACCCAGGTGGTGCCGTCGCAGCGCGGCGACTTCGGGGACCCGGGCGACGGCCTGGGTGACCTCGGTCGCGGCGGCTGGCCGGCGAGCCGGCCGGGGGAGAGCGAGCTCGGCCGGGAGCCGGAGCCGGCCGCCCGGCGGATCGCGCTCACCGAACGCGAGTTGCAGGTGTTGCGCGGTATGTCGGACGGGAAGAGCAACGCGGAGATCGGCCGCGAGCTGTTCGTCTCGGAGGACACGGTGAAGACCCACGCCCGGCGGCTCTTCCGCAAGCTGGGCGCGCGGGACCGGGCGCACGCGGTGGCTGCCGGGTTCCGCGCTGGACTAGTGGACTGA
- a CDS encoding DUF5319 domain-containing protein, translating into MHDEPIDPFSGDPVDPSAGLDDLTDGDNLDPLTEAERQDVLEDLADLEIYQALLGPIGVRGLVIECEDCHEPHYFDWDLLRGNLRHLLSSGRPRVHEPAYDPDPDHYVTWEYARGYADGVHDTLTEGTDENE; encoded by the coding sequence GTGCACGACGAGCCGATCGACCCCTTCAGCGGCGACCCTGTCGACCCGTCTGCGGGCCTGGACGACCTCACCGATGGGGACAACCTGGATCCGCTGACCGAGGCTGAGCGCCAGGACGTGCTGGAAGATCTGGCCGATCTTGAGATCTACCAGGCGCTTCTGGGCCCGATCGGGGTGCGTGGCCTCGTCATCGAGTGCGAGGACTGTCACGAGCCGCACTACTTCGACTGGGACCTGCTGCGCGGAAACCTGCGTCACCTGCTCAGCTCCGGGCGCCCGCGGGTGCACGAGCCGGCCTACGACCCGGACCCGGATCACTACGTGACGTGGGAGTACGCACGGGGTTACGCCGACGGGGTCCACGACACCCTCACCGAAGGAACCGACGAGAACGAGTGA
- a CDS encoding M1 family metallopeptidase yields the protein MSLPKSVRKSIAAVVAAGLLTTACTSPPRTPSVSPSGADGIGAEGIGDPYFPRYGNGGYDVGHYGIQVRYDPATDQLTGRVAITAVAAAPLRRFNLDFTGLPTSKVTVNGQPATAQQQESELVITPAAEVTGDFTVEIDYAGVPQPIKAILGDGGWLHTDDGAIALGQPESASSWFPVNDHPLDKATYDLAISVPEGLAALSNGTPEGTSTADGWTTWRWAERAPMAPYLTTLVIGDYRITSGSHRNRPILTAVAASFPEGGDADAAMARTAEVADFLETQFGPYPFESYGGVVVADPRISYALETQSRPVYGPSFFRAGSDSTWVVAHELAHQWFGDSVSIGGWQHIWLNEGFASYAEWLWAEKDRKISVQSQFDDVYRLMDWTVPTGDPGPANIFSGAVYRRGALTVHALRLTVGDDAFFKILKAWTGERRNGNAVTADFVSLSERVSGKSLRPLFDAWLFGTTQPPLPKP from the coding sequence GTGAGCCTGCCCAAGAGCGTCCGGAAGAGCATCGCGGCGGTGGTGGCCGCCGGCCTGCTGACCACGGCGTGCACGTCGCCGCCGCGGACCCCGTCGGTGTCCCCGTCCGGCGCGGACGGCATCGGCGCCGAGGGCATCGGCGACCCCTATTTCCCGCGGTACGGCAACGGCGGCTACGACGTCGGTCACTACGGCATCCAGGTCCGCTACGACCCGGCCACGGATCAGCTGACCGGCCGCGTCGCGATCACCGCGGTGGCGGCCGCGCCGCTGCGGCGGTTCAATCTCGACTTCACCGGCCTGCCGACCAGCAAGGTGACGGTGAACGGGCAGCCGGCCACCGCGCAGCAGCAGGAGTCCGAGCTGGTCATCACGCCGGCGGCGGAGGTGACCGGCGACTTCACGGTGGAGATCGACTACGCCGGTGTGCCGCAGCCGATCAAGGCGATCCTCGGCGACGGCGGCTGGCTGCACACGGACGACGGCGCGATCGCGCTCGGCCAGCCGGAATCGGCCAGCTCCTGGTTCCCGGTCAACGACCACCCGCTCGACAAGGCCACCTACGACCTGGCGATCTCGGTCCCGGAGGGCCTGGCCGCGCTCAGCAACGGCACGCCGGAGGGCACCTCCACCGCGGACGGCTGGACCACGTGGCGGTGGGCCGAGCGCGCGCCGATGGCGCCGTACCTGACCACGCTGGTGATCGGCGACTACCGGATCACCTCGGGCAGTCACCGGAACCGGCCGATCCTGACCGCGGTCGCCGCGTCGTTCCCGGAGGGCGGTGACGCGGACGCGGCCATGGCCCGCACCGCCGAGGTCGCGGACTTCCTGGAGACGCAGTTCGGGCCGTACCCGTTCGAGTCCTACGGCGGCGTGGTGGTCGCGGACCCGCGGATCAGTTACGCGCTGGAGACCCAGTCCCGCCCGGTGTACGGCCCGTCGTTCTTCCGCGCCGGGTCGGACAGCACCTGGGTGGTCGCGCACGAGCTGGCCCACCAGTGGTTCGGCGACAGCGTGTCGATCGGCGGCTGGCAGCACATCTGGCTGAACGAGGGCTTCGCGTCCTACGCCGAGTGGCTCTGGGCCGAGAAGGACCGGAAGATCAGCGTCCAGTCCCAGTTCGACGACGTCTACCGCCTGATGGACTGGACCGTGCCGACCGGTGACCCCGGACCGGCGAACATCTTCAGCGGCGCGGTCTACCGGCGCGGCGCGCTCACCGTGCACGCGCTGCGGCTGACCGTCGGCGACGATGCGTTCTTCAAGATCCTCAAGGCGTGGACCGGTGAGCGCCGCAACGGCAACGCGGTCACCGCCGACTTCGTCTCGCTGTCCGAGCGGGTCTCCGGCAAGTCGCTGCGCCCGCTCTTCGACGCCTGGCTGTTCGGCACCACCCAGCCGCCGCTGCCGAAACCGTAA
- a CDS encoding M1 family metallopeptidase, translating into MRSTAALVLVAATLAGCGTVVETAPGLVTEAGIDAGPGHGANGLGDPYFPRYGNGGYDVGHYALKVRYDPGTDRLTGTAVITATALAPLRRFNLDFAGLPVSRATVGGRPAATRQDGGELVVTPDQEITGGFTVEIEYAGVPTMIDDSALGRGGFRHTRDGAVVIGQPESAGSWFPANDHPLDKATYAVEITVPAGRTALSNGVPDGVATADGWTTWRWAERVPMASYLATMVVGDFRVWSGHHRGRPIVTAVAASIPAGGVEDAAMARTGEIADFLAERFGPYPMEAYGGVIVADESVKFALENQSRPVYGPDYFRRQDDGTWLVAHELAHQWFGNSVSIGGWQHIWLNEGFATYAQWLWDEHNRGVRVQDVFDSTYDGTDWTIPTGDPGRANIFSNAVYHRGALTVHTLRLTVGDDAFFRILKTWTSERRNGNAVTADFIALAERVSGRPLRALFDTWLFAATPPPKP; encoded by the coding sequence GTGAGGTCCACAGCAGCGCTCGTGCTCGTCGCCGCCACGCTGGCGGGCTGCGGCACCGTGGTCGAGACCGCGCCCGGCCTGGTGACCGAGGCCGGGATCGACGCCGGGCCCGGCCACGGCGCGAACGGCCTGGGCGATCCGTACTTCCCGCGCTATGGCAACGGCGGCTACGACGTCGGCCACTACGCGCTGAAGGTCCGCTACGACCCGGGCACCGACCGGCTGACCGGCACCGCGGTCATCACCGCGACCGCGCTCGCGCCGCTGCGCCGGTTCAACCTGGACTTCGCCGGGCTGCCGGTCAGCCGGGCCACGGTCGGCGGCCGGCCCGCGGCGACCCGGCAGGACGGCGGCGAGCTGGTGGTCACGCCGGACCAGGAGATCACCGGCGGGTTCACCGTGGAGATCGAGTACGCCGGTGTGCCCACGATGATCGACGACTCCGCGCTCGGCCGGGGCGGCTTCCGGCACACACGGGACGGCGCGGTGGTGATCGGCCAGCCGGAGTCCGCCGGATCGTGGTTCCCGGCCAACGACCATCCGCTGGACAAGGCCACCTACGCCGTGGAGATCACGGTTCCGGCCGGGCGTACGGCGCTCAGCAACGGCGTGCCGGACGGCGTGGCCACCGCGGACGGCTGGACCACCTGGCGGTGGGCCGAGCGGGTGCCGATGGCCAGCTACCTCGCGACCATGGTGGTCGGCGACTTCCGGGTCTGGTCCGGGCACCACCGCGGCCGTCCGATCGTCACGGCCGTCGCCGCGTCGATCCCGGCCGGTGGCGTCGAGGACGCGGCGATGGCGCGCACCGGCGAGATCGCGGACTTCCTGGCCGAGCGCTTCGGCCCGTACCCGATGGAGGCCTACGGGGGCGTGATCGTCGCGGACGAGAGCGTGAAGTTCGCGCTGGAGAACCAGTCCCGTCCGGTCTACGGCCCGGACTACTTCCGGCGCCAGGACGACGGCACCTGGCTCGTCGCACACGAGCTGGCGCACCAGTGGTTCGGCAACAGCGTGTCGATCGGTGGCTGGCAGCACATCTGGCTGAACGAGGGCTTCGCCACGTACGCGCAGTGGCTGTGGGACGAACACAACCGTGGCGTCCGGGTCCAGGACGTGTTCGACTCGACCTATGACGGCACGGACTGGACCATCCCGACCGGCGACCCCGGCCGCGCCAACATCTTCAGCAACGCCGTCTACCACCGCGGCGCACTCACCGTCCACACGCTGCGACTGACCGTCGGCGACGACGCGTTCTTCCGAATCCTCAAGACCTGGACCAGCGAGCGCCGCAACGGCAACGCGGTCACCGCCGACTTCATCGCCCTCGCCGAACGGGTCTCCGGCCGCCCGCTGCGCGCCCTCTTCGACACCTGGCTGTTCGCCGCGACCCCGCCCCCGAAGCCCTGA
- a CDS encoding NUDIX hydrolase, which yields MPTDEWEPPAVLLTVDLVILTLRDARLRLLLIERGVAPFRGAHALPGGFLGHLDEDIEAAARRELAEEAGLDGGALHLEQLGVYGKPGRDPRGRVVSVAYLAISPRLPDPVAGTDAAGASWHAVDDVLGGAVPLAFDHHRIVADGVERARAKLEHSALATAFCADTFTISDLQEVYEAVWGTRLDPRNFYRKVQRTEGFIVAAGPTRKTETGRPARLFRAGPRQVLHPPMVRTALTKGTDE from the coding sequence ATGCCGACCGATGAATGGGAACCTCCGGCCGTGCTACTGACCGTCGATCTGGTGATCCTCACGCTGCGCGACGCACGGTTGCGGCTACTGCTGATCGAGCGTGGCGTCGCGCCGTTCCGGGGTGCTCACGCACTCCCCGGCGGCTTTCTCGGCCATCTCGACGAAGACATCGAGGCGGCCGCGCGACGCGAGCTCGCCGAGGAGGCCGGGCTCGATGGCGGGGCGCTGCACCTGGAACAACTGGGCGTCTACGGCAAACCCGGCCGCGACCCCCGCGGGCGGGTGGTCTCCGTGGCCTACCTGGCCATCTCGCCCCGCCTGCCGGACCCGGTCGCGGGCACGGACGCGGCCGGGGCGAGCTGGCACGCGGTCGACGACGTCCTCGGCGGCGCGGTCCCGCTCGCGTTCGACCACCACCGCATCGTCGCCGATGGCGTCGAGCGGGCACGGGCGAAGCTCGAGCACTCCGCGCTCGCCACCGCGTTCTGCGCGGACACGTTCACGATCTCCGATCTCCAGGAGGTCTACGAGGCCGTCTGGGGCACCCGCCTCGACCCACGCAACTTCTATCGCAAGGTCCAGCGCACCGAGGGCTTCATCGTCGCCGCGGGTCCCACCAGGAAGACGGAGACCGGCCGCCCCGCCCGTCTCTTCCGCGCCGGCCCCCGCCAGGTGCTCCACCCGCCCATGGTCCGCACCGCCCTCACGAAGGGAACCGACGAATGA